CGTCTGCCGAACCCTATTGTGGACGCGTGGATCTCCGCTGTCTGGGCTGGCGTGTGGTCCTGatgagagttttttttccccccacgtCCCTGTTTGTTTCTAACAACCAATGTGAAAGTGGATCCACGCCGACACTTTTTTGTTTCGTTAGCGGCTCGTCAAGCTTAAAAAAATTACGTCTCGTGGGCGAAAAAGTAGATTTCTTATGTTGCTGTCTTTTCCTTCAAccctgtgtgcgtgtgcgctcTCCTCACCGTGTAGTGTCCCTGCAGAAGTTAAAAGTCCTCTGTCTCTCCTGTCCTGTTCTCTCCGTGGTGGTTGCGCCCACTTATGTTGATGTTCCACCCTAGTCTGGGCCAGCCTTtagcagtagcagcagcagcagcagctttcGACGTCAGCCTCATCTCCAGCGTGGTTTTAGAGCCACACCCATCCATTCATAAAGTGCAGTGTGCCAGCATGTGCGTGTACATGCAGATGAAATGCATCATACGGGCCTGCAAGAGATGTACAATATAGATAAATTCTATTGTGATAATGTACTCCTCATGTACGTATGTTAATACCAACTGCAAAGTTGCAAGAATTCACATGTTGCAAATCGGagaatgaaggttgttactgatgccaagtgcagtccaataaccatcagacaacAACTGCAAGAGAAGGGTTTTAAAagggaactattatgctttttctacttttctgacctatacgtaaatgtatttagaatgttgcattctcatgttatgatgccaaagtttcagataatgaggtttgtgcatttggaagtgagccttgaaagacgtttgggatggctcaaaacacttggtTTTGATGGTGAGACGTGGCCCTCTCATGTAGATAAGATAATCACAGTTTTAGAAACAGCTCTGGGTGTGATCCAGTGTAAGACAACCTATGGAGGTGCCCCCTACACAACAAAGGGGCTGTAAGCAGTGGGTTCCTGCCAGCTGCTGACGTAACATAAACACATGAActagttatgtttgttgtcaggtaatgatagcaatttggcaaagtttagctactaaccTTAGCTATACCTGAATGTATAGTCAgaatcttaaaggggaccgactgcgctcattttttgaccctttgactggtctcctatagagcagctacacacaataacccacacagaaagctttttcaattttgcagaatctgcacctattccagctgtatttcctttgatttatgttttaatttattccacccatggcccgcctccggacatgcccactccgctgggATTgatcacacacccaaagtgcttcctaactatgactACAATTATTTCGACCAATTTCCAATCTTAAGTAACAAGTACTTAATTCTGAGATAGgcttcttaaaataaaataaataatttgtgaCTGTCCAAAACCTCTTTTACTTGTTCAAGGGTTTTGGCCAGGGGCAAAGCTTGCATTAGGAAAACACAGGCAACTGCCTAGGGCTCCAAGATTTCACGAAACAAGCGAAGCAAGCAAACACCGAGTTACCCCAGTAGAATGGAGAAGAGGCGAAGGCGGGTggagtacatttttttaaaaaccaaaacTGCCAAAGATGTCAACATTTTCACAGTCACAACAAGCGTAGACATGAGTACAGCAGCGCTGCGACTGTCAGTATCAACTGAGGAGAATGGAGTGGAGTATTAAATCCACAAATTGTGTTAAATGTTGCTTAATGTTATTATCAATTACAATAAAAGCATTATTGTAACTGTAACTGATTTCAAAAGCAGGAACAAATTGGCGTAAATTACATacttatattttgtaaaaatgtaaaaagacccAAACTACCTTAGGTTTGCCTTGTGCCcctaaatgacaaaatgtacccCTGGTTTGGCAAGTCCCATTGTTCCAGTATTTTACATATTACTTAATATAAGCACGTTAGTCTAACATTGTGCAGAAAAGCATGATGTGTTCACATCATGAacagtaaaaaatgtatatatatttagccattaTTTCAATGTAGAAACAGGAAACAGGGTTCAAGTTTGATTCATTTTGGTATGAACCTTTGTTCTTTGtactggtttttttttcatttttcaagtcTACATTAGgagattttttgttgttatgttgGACTTGTTATACTGTAAGTTATAAGAGTCAAAGAAGGAAGAGAGTCAATAAATGCTCTCTTTACAGTTGTGTCCTGTCCAACTGACATTAGAGAAGGTGTATTTAAGTTGCTAgttattcatatacagtatattttttcaaatgttcATGATACGTAGTTTTTCAAAGCTTTTTGAATTCCTGCCTGCTGTTTCCTGTATTCCACCTGCCTTTACCTCCATTATGTGACTACTTTCTACAAATAAGTAGTTGTTATCCCCTATATAATTGCTGTAAAAATAGGTGTAACGATAATGCATCACCTGGAAACGAGCACCTTTTATCAATTTAGCAAACGTAACAAATGTCAAGCATCTCCAAGTCTCCTGTTCAATCGAGCACCTAGAATAGTCCTGTGAAGGGGGCAGAGCGACCTGCCCGGGCTTGCATCTAACTTGGTTAGGCAATAATCATATGAAGCATGTGGGCCTAGAACACTTCTGGACATTACAGTGGAAAGAGGAACTTGATTTTATTAGACTTCTATAGTGATGGTGACAGCATCAGGAgtaattggttttttttttcttctcagtaTAATTGTAATAGATTGGGGAATTGAATATCTCCAATTATGGCATTGTTCAATTAATGCATAATACTGAAGTTCATACATGTACTGTAGGTGCGATGCACCTTTATCTCAAAGTGTCCCACACAGCACTTTTGCATGACCATACAACTATTGATGGAGCTACCAGGGCACAATAGGGCCATAATGGTTGATGTCCACATTTACACATAAAGCAGATTCTCGATCAGTCCCTCTTCTAAGGGGGACAAACTGCTGATCCCATGGGTATAAAAAAGCCTGTATcagctgaatgacaacaaacaaacacagttgGCCATTGCACTGCACCTTTAACATAGACACAATACAATATTGACACGCACAAAAGGGGTGATTGGGGTTCAGTTTGGATCAGTCTCACTTACACACGTGAGGAGCCAAAGCGGTCTTTGACACCAACTATTGAGCCATCACAATGATGTACAAGTTCGGGAGCTGAGCGACCACAATGAGCCTCTATTTGCCTCAGAGCCGCTGTTATTCTTTCTGATGATCACCAGAACAAAGCAGGTCACAAAAGTTCCAGTTGAGCCTGAACAATTGCTCACAAAGCAGCCAGTGACTTGATGTCTGCAGCCAACTGTACAACATCATGGTCAGTGTGTCACGGCGTACTGgcaacacacacaatgaaatCTGGGTTGACTGGTTATCCTCTGTGTCTTGGGAACTGTAATGCAAACATTTACATGTAAATGAACTTTggtagtgaccaaaaggacaagataGCAAGTACAAGCAGCCGAAACAGGTTTTTCAGTAGGGTGGTTGGGTTCTTACTTCGAGATAAAGTGAGAAGCACTTCTATTTGGGAGAAAGAAGAGTAGAACCATTGCTCCTCCACTTTGAGAGGAGCCtaatgaggtggctcgggcatctggtgTGGATGTCTCCTGGAAAaactccctggggaggtgtttgGGGGACATCTGACtgggggaagacccaggacactttAGAGCAACTATGTCTCTCCGcttgcctgggaatgccttgggatCGGCCAAGATAAGTTGGATGAAGTAGccagggagagggaagtctgagCTTCCGCAACCCGACCtcagataagcggaagaagatggCTAGATAGATGAATCTATAGAAAACTAGAATGGCACTGGTCACCGAAAAGGCTCATTATTTTTGAAGTAGCAGCAAATTGAGCACCTGCTGCATACTCTGTCTTTAATACTAATTTCATCTCACTTGTGACCATACTCATCAAGATTTTTCACCCTTTCCCCCTGCAAGAAGTGACTTAAAAATGAATTTCCTTGGCCATGTAcctgaaacacacaaaatagAATATTGTATTTTCCGCACCATAAAGTACACCGGATTAAAAGGTACAGTCTCAATTACAGggtctatttctgtacttaacCCATTCATAAGGAGCCCCACGGTGCCTCCTTTTTCGCAGTCTTTCATCCATCGTTCTCCTCTCCGTCGCACCTGCAATTTCACTTTGAACGCCCTGTTTTCACCAATGTCCAGCAGTTGGAGTTCTTTTGTTAATCCTCCTGGAATGATTGCAATTTCAGAATTCATTTGATTCACTTGGTTTTTCACAGTAGCAGAGAGATAGGtgcaatgttgttttgcagtCCCGTTAagcgtacatactgtacatattatgtcttgttctctgattggtttatcgctgccAGTGTACATATTACGTCCCTGTGTCAGTGGGTAATGGTCCCACTTTGTTGTGCAAAGTAGCACATACATTTTGGAACTGGAAGTGCAATTATAAGGCGCAATGCACCTTATAATTTATAATGTGCATTACACATCGTTCTTACTCAAAATGGGTTTACTAAGATTTCTTGGATATTCCTGTTTTCAGTTCTCTTGCAAATATTGTACATGTAAGTACTTAtgcatacatgaaaaaaaaataatggatactgtattttttttcctgactaaATTGTCATGACTTGTTTAGTTATTGGACTCT
This DNA window, taken from Doryrhamphus excisus isolate RoL2022-K1 chromosome 4, RoL_Dexc_1.0, whole genome shotgun sequence, encodes the following:
- the LOC131127754 gene encoding uncharacterized protein LOC131127754, translating into MSIHSISVMPNRDTGGALAGQRGWTHELSGNTKSYLMNMHGQALAQKVMPSGCGSSDFPLPGYFIQLILADPKAFPGKRRDIVALKCPGSSPSQMSPKHLPREFFQETSTPDARATSLGSSQSGGAMVLLFFLPNRSASHFISNSQDTEDNQSTQISLCVLPVRRDTLTMMLYSWLQTSSHWLLCEQLFRLNWNFCDLLCSGDHQKE